One genomic region from Roseofilum reptotaenium CS-1145 encodes:
- a CDS encoding peroxiredoxin family protein, which translates to MVTSTDFRGLLNQRFANNFFPIPATSRWDVGLMPPDFQLPNITNGETVRLSDYREQKPVILAFTRIFTEKQYCPLCFPHIKQLNEQYEAFTERGAEVLLITSTDAEQSKIVVQDLALKMPLLSDPDCTTFRAYAVGQALGAPLPAQFILDNRGILRYKHLFSFLHPNADIQTLLATLDDL; encoded by the coding sequence ATGGTTACTTCAACAGACTTTCGCGGTTTACTCAATCAACGTTTTGCCAACAACTTTTTCCCCATTCCCGCAACCAGTCGTTGGGATGTGGGACTGATGCCCCCTGACTTTCAACTCCCCAATATCACCAATGGGGAAACGGTGCGGCTTTCAGACTACCGCGAGCAAAAACCGGTGATTCTGGCTTTTACCCGCATTTTCACGGAAAAACAATACTGCCCCCTTTGCTTTCCTCACATTAAACAACTCAACGAACAGTATGAAGCCTTTACGGAGCGTGGAGCAGAAGTACTATTAATTACCAGCACTGATGCAGAACAGAGCAAAATCGTAGTTCAAGATTTAGCCCTAAAAATGCCCCTACTTTCCGATCCTGACTGTACCACCTTCCGCGCCTACGCCGTCGGTCAAGCTTTGGGCGCACCCCTGCCCGCCCAATTTATCCTGGATAACCGGGGAATTTTGCGCTACAAGCATCTTTTCTCCTTCCTTCACCCCAACGCAGATATTCAGACGTTACTCGCCACTTTAGATGATCTGTAG
- a CDS encoding M16 family metallopeptidase, giving the protein MNRVQLTDRGRLLPLNLKKLVAFLLSILVGVYVLGVEPAIALIQDPSEFSIQPYLDNVEKQVKTFRLDNGLRFIVLERHQAPVISFMLYADVGGANEPVSKTGVAHYLEHLAFKGTTAIGTTDYAAEKPLMDELDRLFDQIQAAQANGNTEEAQELQAKFDQINQQASEYIKQNEFGQIVEQFGGVGLNATTSTDATRYFFSLPSNKLELWMSLESERFLDPVFREFYQEKEVILEERRMRTDNSPIGKMIEAFQDAAFKVHPYRQPVIGYEEDLRNLTRQDVKDFFETYYVPNNLIVAIVGDVNIDEVKKLAQAYFGRFPARPTPKVKIPVEPKQTETREVTLELPTQPMYLEGYHRPAGNDRDHAVYDLMGAILSNGRTARLYKSLVEEKQVALSAAGFSGFPGDKYPNLMLFYSLTAPGHTVDEVAEALQVEIERLKTEPVSETELNRVKTQAKASLLGTLDSNSGLASLLAKYEATTGSWRNLFQEVEAIEAVRPQDIQRVAQATFTPENLTIGRLLTASN; this is encoded by the coding sequence ATGAACAGAGTTCAGTTGACCGATAGAGGGCGGTTACTGCCCTTGAATCTCAAAAAATTAGTAGCTTTTCTCTTGAGTATCCTGGTTGGCGTTTATGTGCTGGGGGTAGAACCGGCGATCGCCTTAATTCAAGATCCGAGCGAGTTTTCGATTCAACCCTATTTAGATAACGTCGAAAAACAAGTTAAAACGTTCAGGCTCGATAACGGTCTCCGGTTTATTGTCCTCGAGCGCCATCAAGCACCCGTGATATCATTCATGCTCTATGCCGATGTTGGAGGAGCCAATGAACCGGTCAGTAAAACCGGTGTTGCCCATTACTTAGAACACCTCGCTTTCAAGGGAACTACGGCGATCGGAACAACAGACTATGCAGCGGAAAAACCCTTGATGGATGAACTCGATCGCCTCTTCGATCAAATTCAAGCCGCTCAAGCCAATGGAAATACAGAAGAAGCTCAAGAACTACAAGCTAAATTCGATCAAATTAATCAACAAGCCTCCGAGTACATCAAACAAAATGAATTTGGTCAAATCGTGGAGCAGTTTGGGGGTGTGGGACTAAACGCCACGACTTCCACGGATGCGACCCGCTACTTTTTTAGCTTGCCCTCCAATAAACTAGAATTGTGGATGTCCCTAGAGTCAGAACGCTTCCTAGACCCGGTGTTTCGGGAATTTTACCAGGAAAAAGAGGTGATTCTGGAAGAGCGACGGATGCGTACCGATAATTCCCCCATCGGGAAAATGATTGAAGCCTTTCAAGATGCAGCATTCAAAGTCCATCCCTATCGCCAACCCGTGATTGGCTATGAGGAAGACTTACGCAATCTCACCCGGCAAGATGTGAAAGATTTCTTCGAGACCTATTATGTGCCCAATAATCTGATTGTAGCGATCGTAGGTGATGTCAATATCGATGAAGTTAAAAAACTAGCTCAAGCCTATTTTGGTCGCTTTCCAGCTCGCCCCACTCCCAAAGTCAAGATACCGGTGGAACCCAAACAAACCGAAACCCGCGAAGTGACCCTAGAACTGCCGACCCAACCGATGTATTTAGAGGGCTATCACCGTCCGGCCGGCAACGATCGAGATCATGCAGTGTACGATCTGATGGGAGCCATTCTCAGTAATGGCCGGACGGCTCGCTTGTATAAATCCTTAGTAGAAGAGAAACAAGTCGCCCTATCTGCGGCGGGCTTTAGTGGATTTCCGGGCGACAAATACCCCAATTTAATGCTGTTTTACAGCCTAACGGCTCCAGGGCATACAGTCGATGAAGTGGCGGAAGCTTTACAAGTCGAAATTGAACGGCTGAAAACCGAACCGGTGAGTGAAACTGAATTAAATCGGGTGAAAACTCAAGCCAAAGCCAGTTTATTAGGCACGCTAGATTCTAATTCGGGTTTAGCGAGTTTATTAGCAAAATATGAAGCAACAACCGGATCGTGGCGCAATTTATTTCAGGAAGTTGAAGCCATTGAAGCGGTGAGGCCCCAAGATATTCAGCGAGTCGCACAAGCGACATTTACCCCAGAAAATCTCACTATTGGGCGATTGTTAACCGCGAGTAATTAA
- the lysA gene encoding diaminopimelate decarboxylase, translating to MVSTPSRITSPRGTDYLSSGADPVSDRSPNQQLLPLTAKVNSDDQLTIGGVAVSELVKIYGSPLYILDEESLRAACRQYREALKRYYPGEATVLYASKAWNCLAICAIAGSEGLGIDVASGGELYTALQAGVAADRIYFHGNNKSATELAEALEVGSHIVVDNWLELESLAQLSGAQGKTVPILIRITPGIECHTHEYIRTGHIDSKFGFDPNQIEAVLQEIAQQPSLDFQGFHAHIGSQIFELEPHKDLPGVMVQWFLKAREIGLSPSVLNVGGGLGIRYTEDDDPPSIDAWVKQVCTAMVAACKNAQITPPHLICEPGRSLVGSSCITAYTVGSRKAIPDMRTYIAVDGGMSDNARPITYQALYRPVAVDRMAQPCTETVTVAGKHCESGDILIQQAQLPPLQSGDILAILATGAYNYSMASNYNRVTRPAAVLVGEGQGQVIIERETYQDLVSCDRLPDRLKSIS from the coding sequence ATGGTATCCACACCCTCCCGCATTACCTCACCCCGTGGCACAGATTATCTTTCCTCTGGAGCAGATCCAGTCAGCGATCGCTCGCCGAATCAACAGTTACTTCCTCTTACCGCTAAAGTCAACAGTGACGATCAATTAACCATTGGTGGTGTCGCTGTTTCTGAATTAGTAAAAATCTATGGCTCTCCCCTCTATATCCTTGATGAAGAGAGCTTACGTGCTGCCTGTCGCCAATACCGAGAAGCCCTTAAGCGCTACTATCCCGGAGAAGCAACGGTTCTGTATGCCTCGAAAGCATGGAATTGTTTAGCTATTTGTGCGATCGCTGGCTCAGAAGGGTTGGGCATTGATGTCGCTTCGGGTGGAGAACTCTACACTGCCCTACAAGCAGGAGTTGCAGCCGATCGGATTTACTTCCATGGCAATAATAAATCCGCTACCGAACTCGCCGAAGCTCTAGAAGTTGGCTCTCATATAGTTGTCGATAACTGGTTAGAATTAGAGTCCTTGGCACAGCTCAGTGGCGCTCAAGGAAAAACCGTTCCGATCCTAATTCGGATTACGCCTGGCATCGAATGTCACACCCATGAATATATTCGCACGGGACATATTGACAGTAAATTTGGCTTCGATCCCAATCAAATTGAAGCGGTTCTCCAAGAGATTGCCCAACAACCGAGCCTAGATTTCCAAGGATTCCACGCCCATATCGGCTCCCAAATTTTTGAACTTGAACCCCATAAAGATCTCCCTGGGGTGATGGTGCAATGGTTCCTAAAAGCTAGAGAAATTGGCTTATCTCCCTCCGTCCTCAATGTAGGCGGCGGTTTAGGAATTCGCTATACCGAAGACGACGATCCCCCCTCCATTGACGCTTGGGTGAAACAAGTTTGTACCGCGATGGTAGCAGCCTGCAAAAACGCCCAAATTACTCCCCCGCACCTCATCTGTGAACCTGGACGTTCCTTAGTCGGTTCATCCTGTATCACTGCCTACACCGTCGGCTCCCGTAAAGCCATTCCTGACATGCGAACCTATATCGCTGTAGATGGAGGCATGTCCGACAATGCTCGCCCGATCACCTATCAAGCCCTCTATCGTCCTGTAGCTGTCGATCGCATGGCCCAACCCTGTACGGAAACCGTAACTGTTGCTGGTAAACATTGCGAATCTGGCGATATTCTAATCCAACAAGCCCAACTTCCCCCCTTGCAATCTGGGGATATCCTCGCCATTTTAGCCACGGGAGCATACAACTATAGTATGGCTTCCAACTATAACCGCGTTACCCGACCAGCCGCTGTCTTAGTCGGAGAGGGTCAAGGTCAAGTGATTATTGAGCGGGAAACCTATCAAGACTTGGTAAGCTGCGATCGTCTTCCCGATCGCCTCAAATCCATTTCTTAG
- a CDS encoding diguanylate cyclase, whose amino-acid sequence MNQGSKPKQSSQDDSASSEDIKKTGEKDARIEPEWRKFLILARLQTTIWITLGGVFAIALFEAILYGEQFASELLSARITSLFALVGCWGLQKTQFGRRHPSLLFLGLSWSVTLLPQVLGTAAGVCEFTPELWFVMFAMQATAIPVSWLIHIIAQGVVIVYFCVNHWIFGFPLSELSQTITVESFLFLAMILLVCYFIIYQYEQLSYVEWTTRQELESVNKKVKNLTLFDRLTQLPNRRRFNEFIEQEWRRMKRDLKPLSLIVCRVDYFKPYVYSYGSQTSNECLKSIADAIRSVVKRPADMVARYRGEMFAILLPQTNVEGAMQVATYIHSEISSLKLVHPNSPISPYITVSLGVSSVVPRNDDSEVTLIVTAGEALAEAQALGGDNIIVKTPQGLRLENSTDLDNYTSGPFDPNSQ is encoded by the coding sequence ATGAATCAGGGATCTAAGCCAAAACAATCTTCTCAAGACGACTCAGCTTCCTCAGAAGACATAAAAAAAACTGGGGAAAAAGATGCACGAATCGAACCTGAATGGCGCAAGTTTCTCATCTTAGCCCGTCTTCAGACAACCATTTGGATTACCCTAGGTGGAGTTTTCGCTATAGCCTTGTTTGAAGCGATCCTCTATGGTGAGCAATTTGCCAGTGAACTCCTCAGCGCTCGCATTACTAGCCTATTTGCCCTGGTCGGTTGTTGGGGATTACAAAAAACCCAATTTGGTCGCCGCCATCCAAGCTTACTATTCCTCGGATTATCCTGGTCGGTTACCCTATTACCCCAAGTTCTGGGAACAGCCGCTGGAGTGTGTGAATTTACACCAGAACTTTGGTTCGTCATGTTTGCCATGCAAGCGACTGCCATACCCGTCTCTTGGCTAATTCATATCATTGCTCAAGGGGTGGTTATTGTTTATTTTTGTGTAAATCACTGGATTTTTGGCTTTCCCCTCAGTGAATTATCCCAGACCATCACTGTGGAATCTTTTCTCTTTTTGGCCATGATTCTCCTGGTCTGTTATTTTATTATTTATCAGTATGAACAACTCTCTTATGTAGAATGGACTACTCGACAAGAATTAGAATCTGTCAACAAAAAAGTTAAAAATCTTACTCTTTTCGATCGCCTCACCCAACTCCCAAACCGTCGCCGCTTTAACGAATTTATCGAGCAAGAATGGCGACGGATGAAACGAGATTTGAAACCCCTATCCCTAATTGTCTGTCGCGTTGATTATTTTAAGCCTTATGTCTATAGCTACGGCTCCCAAACGAGCAATGAATGCTTAAAAAGCATTGCTGATGCTATTCGCTCTGTGGTGAAACGTCCAGCAGATATGGTTGCTCGTTATCGGGGAGAAATGTTCGCGATTTTATTACCCCAAACTAACGTTGAAGGAGCCATGCAAGTGGCCACCTATATCCATTCAGAAATCAGTAGCCTCAAATTAGTCCATCCCAACTCCCCCATTAGTCCCTATATCACTGTTAGCTTAGGGGTGAGTAGTGTTGTCCCTCGTAATGATGATTCTGAAGTTACCTTAATTGTTACGGCTGGAGAAGCTTTAGCCGAAGCTCAGGCCCTGGGAGGAGATAACATTATTGTCAAAACCCCCCAGGGATTAAGGTTGGAGAATAGCACTGACTTAGATAACTATACCTCTGGCCCTTTTGATCCTAATTCTCAGTAG
- the rimI gene encoding ribosomal protein S18-alanine N-acetyltransferase, with the protein MNPSISVPVVLHAIAPEHLDAVLTLDRLCFGQLWSLDAYQRELESPNSELLGLSLGEELVGLGCYWAIVEEAHLTILAIHPQYQNQGLGQFLLCALLESARQRGLERATLEVKASNQRALGLYQKLGFLTAGRRRNYYQETGEDALVLWLNGLQSTQFPEQLSQWQQQAESK; encoded by the coding sequence ATGAACCCATCCATTTCTGTGCCTGTTGTTCTCCATGCGATCGCCCCAGAACACCTAGACGCTGTGCTTACCCTCGATCGCCTCTGTTTTGGACAGTTATGGAGTTTAGACGCTTACCAAAGGGAACTTGAGAGTCCAAATAGTGAGTTATTGGGACTCTCTTTGGGTGAGGAGTTGGTTGGATTAGGGTGCTATTGGGCGATCGTCGAAGAAGCTCATCTGACCATTTTAGCCATTCATCCCCAGTATCAAAATCAAGGCTTAGGGCAATTTCTACTGTGTGCTTTATTGGAGTCTGCCCGACAAAGGGGTTTAGAAAGAGCCACCCTAGAAGTAAAAGCCTCGAACCAGCGCGCCCTAGGACTGTATCAAAAACTCGGCTTTCTCACCGCTGGACGCAGACGCAATTATTATCAAGAAACTGGTGAAGATGCCCTAGTTTTATGGCTCAATGGTTTACAATCGACCCAGTTTCCAGAACAGTTAAGCCAGTGGCAACAGCAAGCCGAATCTAAATAG
- a CDS encoding phytochelatin synthase family protein, with translation MNRFVNSRKPLVLLVLGLLLLGGRTVAQTLPIAERLIEFDSSPGEELLVESRARQDYVPLSIQFETQKNQAFCGVASMVMVLNALGIEAPDAPEYGRKMFTQDNIFNAQTDQVIARETIAKQGMTLEELGAFLARYPLKTQVYHGGDLSLQEFRQLMVENLQQPDNFVLVNYLRKSIEQERGGHISPVAAYHRQSDRFLILDVARYKYPPVWVTAEDLWNSTRTVDSVSGKTRGLVLLNAINN, from the coding sequence ATGAATCGATTTGTGAATTCCCGTAAACCCCTTGTTCTTCTTGTTTTAGGCCTACTGCTGCTTGGTGGCAGAACAGTTGCCCAAACTTTGCCCATTGCTGAACGGTTAATTGAATTTGATTCCTCTCCTGGGGAAGAGCTGTTAGTTGAAAGCCGTGCTAGACAAGATTATGTGCCGTTGAGCATTCAGTTTGAAACCCAAAAAAACCAGGCTTTTTGTGGCGTTGCCAGTATGGTGATGGTGTTAAATGCGTTGGGGATTGAGGCCCCTGATGCACCCGAGTATGGTCGAAAAATGTTTACCCAGGATAATATTTTTAATGCCCAAACCGATCAAGTGATCGCCAGAGAAACAATCGCTAAACAAGGTATGACTCTAGAAGAGTTAGGTGCATTTTTAGCTCGTTATCCCCTAAAAACTCAGGTTTATCACGGGGGCGATCTGAGTTTGCAGGAATTTCGCCAGTTAATGGTAGAAAATTTGCAGCAGCCTGATAATTTTGTGTTGGTTAATTATCTGCGAAAGTCCATTGAACAGGAGCGAGGGGGCCATATTTCTCCAGTAGCCGCCTATCATCGGCAGAGCGATCGCTTCTTGATCCTCGATGTTGCCCGCTATAAGTATCCTCCCGTTTGGGTAACGGCCGAAGATCTCTGGAATTCCACCCGCACCGTAGATTCGGTTTCTGGGAAAACTAGGGGCTTAGTGCTGCTGAATGCCATTAACAATTAA
- a CDS encoding isoprenyl transferase — MTAKQIIDHTLKTLPSDLDPQKLPRHVAVIMDGNGRWAQQRGLPRIMGHTRGVDTVRELVRCCDDWGIQALTVYSFSTENWKRPPQEVSVIMTLLEQFLQRELPEMMDRKIRLELVGGLQDLPNSVQKQIQKSMGTTSQNEGMRFTVATNYGGRQEILQVCQALAAQVKQGDLNPEDIDQALFERHLYTVNVGDPDLLIRTSGEMRISNFLLWQLAYAEIYITDILWPDFDRAEMHRALWEFQKRDRRFGKVKS; from the coding sequence ATGACTGCAAAGCAAATTATTGACCATACTCTGAAGACTCTCCCTAGTGACCTCGATCCCCAAAAGCTTCCTCGTCATGTTGCAGTAATTATGGATGGTAATGGTCGCTGGGCCCAACAGCGAGGACTCCCTAGAATTATGGGACACACTCGTGGAGTAGATACGGTACGGGAGTTAGTACGCTGTTGTGATGATTGGGGTATCCAAGCCCTAACCGTTTATTCCTTTTCCACTGAAAATTGGAAGCGTCCTCCCCAAGAGGTCAGTGTAATTATGACCTTGCTAGAACAGTTCCTCCAACGGGAATTACCAGAAATGATGGACAGAAAAATTCGCTTAGAGTTGGTGGGAGGTCTACAAGATTTACCCAATTCTGTGCAAAAACAAATTCAAAAATCCATGGGGACAACTTCTCAGAATGAAGGGATGCGGTTTACAGTGGCGACGAACTATGGAGGACGGCAGGAGATTTTACAAGTCTGTCAAGCTCTAGCAGCACAGGTGAAACAGGGAGATTTAAATCCGGAAGATATCGATCAAGCCTTGTTTGAACGTCATTTGTATACGGTGAATGTGGGCGATCCGGATCTGTTGATTCGCACCAGTGGGGAAATGCGAATTAGTAATTTTCTGTTGTGGCAGTTGGCCTATGCGGAAATTTATATTACGGATATCCTGTGGCCGGATTTTGACCGAGCTGAGATGCATCGGGCGCTCTGGGAGTTTCAAAAGCGCGATCGCCGCTTTGGTAAAGTGAAGTCTTAA
- the cdaA gene encoding diadenylate cyclase CdaA produces MGDLLTQWLSNLTDTHKNLLHTVDFISVLMLTYMVLMIIGERRTLWMVRGFIILMLATAISSVVNLTLLSFVLNKLVIGSAVAMAVILQSEFRRLLEQLGQGQVIGLFLPPSEPPPKAESVIDEIVDAVKDLSQNRTGALLILETTGPIDERDFSVPGVRLNAEVSKELLQTIFQTSTLLHDGAVWIRMSRIIAAGVILPLSDRTASRKLGTRHRAAMGITDRVENCLCVVVSEETGSISLAEKGLLNRPLTSSKLKELLEAKFSQSVEREAVAPDLRNLGRQLNTQGAAMVARLLRLPSSDSQKKK; encoded by the coding sequence ATGGGAGATCTTTTAACACAATGGTTATCCAACTTAACTGATACTCACAAAAACCTGCTGCATACGGTTGACTTCATCTCTGTTTTGATGTTGACCTACATGGTCTTGATGATTATTGGTGAACGTCGAACTTTGTGGATGGTGCGAGGATTCATTATTCTAATGCTGGCCACCGCCATCAGTTCTGTTGTGAACTTAACCTTACTGAGCTTTGTGTTAAACAAATTAGTCATTGGTTCTGCCGTCGCTATGGCTGTAATTTTGCAGTCCGAGTTTCGTCGGTTGCTGGAACAATTGGGCCAAGGACAAGTCATTGGTTTGTTCCTTCCCCCATCTGAGCCTCCCCCCAAAGCAGAGAGTGTGATTGATGAAATTGTCGATGCCGTTAAAGACCTGTCTCAAAACCGGACGGGGGCACTGCTGATTTTAGAAACGACTGGGCCCATTGATGAGCGCGATTTTTCTGTTCCTGGGGTAAGGTTAAATGCAGAAGTTTCCAAGGAGTTGTTACAAACTATTTTCCAAACCAGTACCCTGTTACATGATGGAGCGGTTTGGATTCGCATGTCTCGTATTATTGCGGCTGGAGTCATTTTACCCCTATCCGATCGCACCGCCTCCCGTAAGCTGGGGACTCGTCACCGAGCAGCCATGGGCATTACTGACCGCGTGGAAAACTGTCTGTGTGTTGTCGTTTCTGAAGAAACCGGTTCTATCTCTCTGGCGGAAAAGGGTCTCCTGAATCGTCCCTTAACCAGCAGTAAACTAAAGGAACTCTTAGAAGCCAAATTCTCTCAATCAGTAGAACGGGAGGCCGTTGCCCCCGATTTGCGAAATTTGGGTCGCCAGCTCAATACTCAAGGTGCAGCGATGGTTGCACGCCTACTCCGTTTACCTTCTTCTGATTCTCAAAAGAAAAAATGA
- a CDS encoding M16 family metallopeptidase, with product MQVRRVIKKMVRGLWLALMVLSLTLTVQWHESAVAAQAKPYNELTFPPLPEVTIPEYTQFTMDNGIQVFLMADRDLPLVTGRAMFNTGDRLEPKEKVGLAGLVGVVMRSGGTQTYTPDELNRSLEDRAASIETSIGTSAATAQFSALTPDTDEVLRLFAQVLRQPAFDEQQLQLAKTQLEGSIARRNDSPDDIASREFQKLIYGAESPYARTVEYETLEAIDRQDLIDFYQQYFVPNNMMLGLVGDFDPAQMRQKLEATFRDWQPNPNFKHPPLPQVSQSQAGEIFLVNQPQLTQSNVLMGHLGGQLDSPDFFALSVMNEVLNGLGGRLFNEVRSRQGLAYSVYGVWSARYDYPGIFIAGGSTRSEATVPFIQALRQEFDRIIQKPITAQELAAAKDGVLNSFVFNFQQPSQTLSRLMRYTYYGYPEDFIFQYQRGVEATTIEDVQRVAQEYLQPEEMVTLVVGNQDQIDPPLSALSEDGGVTAIDVTIPKQS from the coding sequence ATGCAAGTACGACGAGTGATAAAAAAGATGGTTCGGGGACTGTGGCTGGCTTTAATGGTGCTAAGTTTAACTTTAACGGTTCAATGGCATGAATCGGCAGTTGCAGCTCAGGCGAAACCCTACAATGAGTTAACCTTTCCCCCCCTTCCAGAGGTGACCATTCCAGAGTATACACAGTTTACGATGGACAATGGGATTCAGGTCTTTTTGATGGCAGACCGGGATTTACCTTTGGTAACAGGAAGAGCGATGTTTAATACGGGCGATCGCCTGGAACCCAAGGAAAAAGTTGGGTTAGCTGGGTTAGTAGGCGTAGTGATGCGTAGCGGTGGAACCCAAACCTATACCCCAGATGAACTTAACCGATCGCTCGAAGATCGAGCCGCTTCGATTGAAACTTCGATTGGAACTTCAGCCGCTACGGCTCAGTTTAGTGCTTTAACGCCCGATACCGATGAGGTGTTAAGACTCTTTGCCCAAGTATTGCGCCAACCGGCTTTTGATGAGCAGCAATTGCAGTTAGCGAAAACTCAACTTGAAGGCAGTATAGCCCGTCGCAATGATAGCCCCGATGATATCGCCAGTCGAGAATTTCAGAAGCTCATTTATGGAGCCGAAAGTCCCTATGCGCGGACAGTGGAATATGAGACGTTAGAGGCGATCGATCGCCAAGATCTGATTGACTTTTATCAACAGTATTTTGTCCCCAATAATATGATGTTGGGTTTAGTGGGGGATTTTGACCCAGCCCAAATGCGACAAAAATTAGAAGCGACATTTAGAGATTGGCAACCGAATCCGAATTTTAAGCATCCTCCCCTGCCACAAGTTTCCCAGAGCCAAGCCGGGGAGATTTTTCTGGTCAATCAACCGCAACTGACTCAGAGTAATGTGTTGATGGGCCATTTAGGTGGACAGTTGGATAGTCCTGACTTCTTTGCCTTGTCAGTGATGAATGAGGTGTTAAATGGGTTAGGGGGTCGCTTGTTTAATGAGGTGCGATCGCGTCAAGGGTTAGCGTATTCGGTTTATGGGGTTTGGAGTGCCCGCTATGACTATCCAGGGATATTTATTGCTGGGGGTTCAACTCGTTCAGAAGCAACCGTTCCGTTTATTCAAGCGTTGCGTCAAGAGTTCGATCGCATTATCCAAAAGCCCATTACTGCCCAAGAATTAGCCGCAGCTAAAGATGGAGTCCTCAATTCCTTTGTGTTTAATTTCCAACAACCCTCTCAAACCCTTTCCCGCCTGATGCGCTATACCTATTATGGTTATCCTGAAGATTTTATCTTCCAATATCAACGGGGTGTGGAAGCCACCACAATTGAGGATGTGCAGCGGGTAGCACAGGAATACCTGCAACCTGAAGAGATGGTGACGTTGGTGGTGGGAAATCAAGACCAGATCGATCCACCCTTGAGTGCATTAAGTGAGGATGGTGGGGTGACGGCGATCGACGTTACGATTCCTAAACAAAGTTAA
- a CDS encoding FkbM family methyltransferase encodes MVNLNQEFQQAYQYQREGNWEAARLGYERVLELDPQHMSTLVNLGVLYKKQGEYEQASRLYERALQHKPNHVIAHYNLALVYEQQGRLSDPVRHYSHGLLFQPMDENLCQHLQAALVAQGSFQSDRPLYEQALHQVSLSVPAFMELIAFLRQEEWLEVAIALLETAIEQYPDRPALYALLGGIYHQMGHYAEAMKGFEQAIALSPQAPNYIQDLGITSAKQGNWKAAQSYLQEALSLAPNLRKATRWLNWVNLVCSEPPQVQFKSHNQVIQFQVTGKNFDVELTQVNDLQFYEQPELDFINETLTRRSVIVDVGANVGNHLVYFAKILGAERVIPIEFQPDSIAALKTNIALNQVTNVDLSKLGYAVGKNAGHAQLTNHPTGDLFPYSLACSATDHLKWRVTSEYLRWGEGRRKDACSAKFPGYPG; translated from the coding sequence ATGGTTAATCTTAATCAGGAATTTCAACAAGCCTATCAGTACCAGCGAGAGGGGAATTGGGAAGCGGCTCGTCTTGGATATGAGCGAGTTTTAGAACTTGATCCTCAACATATGAGTACCCTGGTGAATTTAGGGGTTTTGTATAAGAAACAGGGTGAATATGAGCAGGCATCTCGGTTATATGAACGGGCGTTGCAACACAAGCCGAATCATGTGATTGCTCATTACAATTTAGCTTTGGTCTACGAGCAACAAGGACGGTTATCGGATCCAGTGCGTCATTATAGCCATGGGTTGTTGTTTCAGCCGATGGATGAGAATTTATGCCAACATCTTCAGGCGGCGTTGGTTGCTCAGGGAAGTTTTCAGAGCGATCGCCCTTTGTATGAGCAAGCACTGCATCAGGTTTCCCTGAGCGTGCCGGCTTTTATGGAGTTGATTGCTTTTCTGCGTCAGGAAGAATGGCTGGAAGTGGCGATCGCGCTTTTGGAGACGGCGATCGAACAATATCCTGACCGACCTGCACTCTATGCTTTGTTGGGTGGTATTTATCATCAGATGGGGCATTATGCTGAGGCGATGAAGGGGTTTGAACAGGCGATCGCGCTCTCTCCCCAAGCTCCGAATTATATCCAAGATTTAGGCATTACTTCAGCGAAACAAGGAAATTGGAAAGCCGCTCAATCTTATCTGCAAGAGGCTCTAAGTCTTGCCCCTAATCTTCGTAAAGCTACGCGATGGCTCAATTGGGTCAATCTTGTCTGTTCCGAGCCGCCTCAAGTTCAGTTTAAGTCCCACAATCAGGTGATTCAATTTCAGGTTACGGGTAAAAATTTCGATGTAGAATTAACTCAGGTGAACGATCTCCAGTTCTATGAACAGCCGGAACTCGATTTTATCAACGAGACGCTGACACGGCGATCGGTGATTGTTGATGTGGGTGCGAATGTGGGCAACCACTTGGTCTATTTTGCCAAAATTTTAGGGGCAGAACGGGTAATTCCGATTGAATTTCAACCGGATAGTATTGCAGCACTGAAAACCAATATTGCCCTGAATCAAGTTACTAATGTAGACCTATCTAAATTAGGTTATGCTGTCGGGAAAAACGCCGGTCATGCCCAACTCACTAATCATCCTACTGGAGATCTTTTTCCCTATTCCCTAGCGTGTAGTGCTACAGATCATCTAAAGTGGCGAGTAACGTCTGAATATCTGCGTTGGGGTGAAGGAAGGAGAAAAGATGCTTGTAGCGCAAAATTCCCCGGTTATCCAGGATAA